The window CGTCTATCTCTATAATGTGTAtgatgtgtgtattttcacagCCATGTCCCGACGGTTCCGGCCCCCCACCCCGGCcctgtgcacacagacagcGTGCTCTGGTTTCAGCCGGAAGACTGAGCGGCACAGTTGGGGCCTCACAGGGCTCACACAGGCACTTCCCCCCACattccttcctctgttttcctgggttaaccccctccccctccaacTCGGGTGAATCCCTGCTGCACCACCTCCGTCGTCCGTCTGGGCAGTGCATTCCAACACTTACAACCTACTTTAACATGAGATAAGACTTTATGGATCCCACACTGaggaaattaagtcgttacagccagcgagtataaaaaaaaaaaaaacctaaacaCATAAAAGTAAATGAACGTTCTCTATATGTTATGGAGCAGCTTTGTGGAAACCCTCCTTGGTTCCTGGTGGGTTAGCGCAGACTGACTGGAAATGATACTGAACTGTTTCAGATTCACCTTCACTCAGATTAAAATGAGTCAGTTGTCTGTAAACCCGACAAAGCCTTGTCTTCCTTCCTCTGTATGTTGCAAAGGATTACCCACATTTATAGGCACCACTCAGCATTAACTCAATGTTTAACCTAACCTTTTGCACCCTGTTTGCTGGACCAATGACTATTGTCATTACAGTCTTCAGGCCACAGTAAAACACTCCAGAGTCCTGATTATTCTCAGTGCATGGCAGCTCAATGGCTTTACAGCCTCCCCCGTCACTCTTTACTCATGAATTACCCTCCTGCTTTTGTTCTGCAAATCAGTGTGGCAGGTGGGAAGTTGTGGGGGAAGGAGGCAAACTTCTTCACACCCAAACCAGTTTCCTGTCACACACCCACGTTCGGCTTTCACCTCATTGCCACCCTGTTTCCACCTCTCTCACAGACAGAATTCATGCCATGAACAACACATCACTCCGAATCAAGTACAAAAGTGTTTAATAAATACCGAGGTAGTCGTAGTCATTGAATGTTTTACACTTGAATGCATCAACACATTTCTCATCTTCAGTCAGCactccacacaaacatacaaggTCGCATTTGCTGAGCAGATCAACAACCTGCTTCCTGAACACGCTTGTGTAAATGTTCGTGAACGCAGCTCATGGCCTCGTGCAGATGAACCAGTTCTTTCGCTCCGCTTTCGGCAAGCTGGGGTCAGTCCCTGAGCTGAGGCCGACAACTAGGCCAAAAGTCAGCGGGACGACCACACACCGACTGCTCTGCTTCCGTGATTCCTCTGACATGCCCTGGCTTGTTCAGAGTCGCGCTCGGGACGCTTTGTCGCGGGTGTCGATCCCAAACCCTGAAACAAAGCCGCTGTACGGCGCGTTCAGGCTCTCAGGCCGTGTGGGAAAGTTCATCGCCCTTCATCAGCGCAGGGTTCAACACGCTGCGATGGCTCTCTGTAGAGGCATGGGGGTCGGGGGAGCTCCCAGTTCACTGCTGCATTTCACGTAGTCCATTAATAGTGAATTTACTGCGAGCTGTTGAGGGCAGCTCCCCTGCTCAAGTTTTGCTTTCTTACACGGCAGAAAGTCCGGCTCCACGGCCGCTTTGCCCCGTCTTTTCCGCGAATGCTGCGCCGGGCCGGTCGGGCACAGGTTCTCCTTGTCTTCTGCGCCGGTGGGGGGACACACGACCTCCTCTCGGGGTAAAATCCGAGGCTTTCCGGTGGCGGGAGAAGCGGGACCCTTGAGCTCCAGATGAGGCTGAGCTGTGGTGTGTTGCTGTTCACATCCCGATGAAACACTCTCTGCCGTCGCCTGGGCCGCATGGTACAAGTCCCGAGCGGATTTCATCACCATGGTCAGCAGGAGGCTCCGGTGGAGACGGAGACCCCCTCGCTGGGTGCGGGAGCTGTACAGTTTTCCCAAAGCAACCACCATGATCCTCTTGGCCTCGGCGCTGACCTCCATGTCGAAGCTTGTTTTGAAACTAGTCCAGGACAAACAACAGGAGGTTACGGATTGATTCTgacttcaaacacagacacaatacaGACCCGGACTGGGAGCAGGACACGTACTTATCACCTCGTCGACGTCACAGACTTAGCGTCATACGAGTGAGCCCCGCCCCCCGGCCTCAGACCCGGTCCTCGGTCTCAAACAGGCCTGAAAGCAGCGCTCAGACAGCTGAGGCgaagaaaagagacacaaacgGAACACAGCAGCCATATACACACAACCAgcgaggaaaaaagaaagaaaagaatgattttttatttattttgctcaaTTTCATCAGCTAGTTTCCACTAGGAAATAACTTAAAATAACCTAAAACTTCAACCAAAACTAGTTTCTGTAGTTTCCAGGTATGTTACTACATGTTACATATTATAAACTGTTCACTACATGTATACAGCTGTGGACTTTGGACTAACAGTTTACAGTAGTTTTCCAAATCCTGGCCTAACATACGCCTGTCTGCACTGAATATAGGCCACAGATCCAGACTCAGGTTTTGGATACAAATGTGTTTGGCTGTTGCTTTACAAgctaaattaaacatttcagctgcacttATTAAAACTATCAACACATGCAGCTTCTTGTtgcattttgcagtttttattaGTTAAATTTAGTCCACCTAAATGCTCTTTTGTCACTGATGAAACAAGAAATGAATTTTGGTTGAAATGTGCGCCTTTACGCTCAAACTTAAAGGAGGTCTGACTGAATCAGCCGTCACATGCAGGTCATTTGTTTCgccaacatgcacacaaagccTATTGTCAGACATTTAACTTCATATATGCTCTGTATGACTTGGCGTGTCATGTTTATCAGGCATGCACCTGACTATCACTGAATCCAAGCAGTGCAAACACATTCAGGCAGTTCCAAATGTCTAAGGACAGGCATTAACAAGCTGGAAGCTGATCATGATGCATTTGTTTGATGAGCCATGCCCGGAGCAGGAAGAGTCATGAGGACTGCGAAAGGTATTTCTGCCTATGTTTAGCCTCACTCATACCATGAATACTATGCCACTGCTCTGGTTGTCTGGAACAGTAAAGAAAGCATCTACCAAAGTCCAGTCTCACCCATCCCCccagtgagctgcttccctttgaagggaaaaaggaaagcagggtggggggtggaggttAACAGACAGATGCCCATATTAAGCACATCCTGCTCCTGTGGCACATACAGAGGAAAACCCATGACGTGCGTGGGAGCCCTTGTTTCCTGAGGCCCTTTAAAGTAACAGCAGTGAGGATTGCGTCAGGGCTCGCCACTTCCCTCTGCCCATATTTGGGCAATGGAATCCATTCCGGGGTGTATCATGATCAGCTGCATTGCACTTTTAGACTTCATTTAAGGTAGAGCTTGGCACACTGAGTAGTATAAATCAATACGACAACATAAAATTGAGCATTTAACTCCCGAGCAGCAGTGTGAAAGTGCTTTATAGAATTTGTTTCttagagaggggaagagagtgagagaccTTGTTTTCCAAGCTGCTGAGCTTCGAGAGGAATTTCTGGTATGCAGGTGATTGTTTCTGGTGTGGCTGCAGTGCAACAAAGGATCAGCTGCAGAGGATGGCAGGCTGATATATGCATTTTTTCTAAAATATACTAGAAATGTCTGATTAAACGTGCTCGTGGTAGGAATGCATCAGAATCCGTAGATGCCACCTAaaaggaagttaaaaaaaaaaaaaagctatatgAAATTCCTCCATTGATAATGACCGTAATTATCCCCTTGTTTTTAGTTGATTGGTTACCTCTCTTAAAGGTACAATCAGGCTTTGGTACAGTGATCAATAACACCCAAAAAGGCTACAAACATTTCCTCCAAACCTcccactgatgtttttttttttttttttttcatgatcaAGTTTGGAGTCATCAGTCGAGGTGGAGGGAAACTTGTTTTTGGTGCACTTTTGAGCGCTGGAACACTTCAATCCAGTAATAGATTAAACAGTGCCCTCCTGTGGTTACACTGTGGAACTGACGCAAATGTGTGCAGCTCATTAAAGAGCTCCAGGGATATATAACAGGGATATGCCTGTATCCCTGATTCCCAGCCCGGAGCATGGTAACAGTCTCACTTTTTAACCCgttcctgtgtgttttgggcATCATTTTATTAATCCAATCTGAATCACATATCTAAAGTGTATCCTGCCTTTCACATATGTCATGCAATAAGATTACACTGACatgatctgctgctgtaaatatgCACAATTCCCCATATGGCATCAGCATCGTGATCCCCCTCCCCATACTCATACAAAGTACTTGAGCTTTTCAAACTGCTGAGAGGCTGTGCCACACATCTGGAGTATTATGTAACCACCACACTGGACTGTAGTGAATTCCTTTCCAAGATATTGTGCCTTCAACAGATAGTAATCTATGTTTTTCTACTAGGGGCCATTAAAACGTCacaacaagcagacagacacagctgctACATCTCATATCATATTTCGAGCCACTGACACAGccttttagctctgctgtgGTCTCCTCCAAGGCTTGAGAAAGATATTTGGTTCTAAAcctgttcagtgtttcattctTCACTTGCTATTTGCTCATTTATCTGCTGTTACTTGTATACTGCACATTGGGTTtatggattttttaaaaaattaattaCAGCATTTGAGCTCAGACTAAACCATGCAAGCAGTAAAAATACAGCAACATCCTTAAAAAAAGCACCTCAGAGAAAGATTGTGGCACAATAAGCAACCACTTTGACATTATATAGAGTTAACTGATTTAACGTTGGTTCAAAAATATAGATTCATCCAGATTTAAAGCTCACTGGAGCCGCTTCCTTTATTAGTGTGGTAACAGTAAACCAAGCTGGTGAAATAGTGGATATTTCAGTGAGCTCTCAGTTGTCTTGTTGGTCTTGGAACACTAGAGGGCGCACTAACAAGGGGAAATAAGAAGATAACTTGATTCTGGTCTGGGCTGTGCAGCCTTTGGTGTCTGCTTTGGAGACTAAGTGAAGGTTTGAGGAGATCACGCATGCGAAGGAAAGGCAGAAAGCGCCGATGTTTAATCTCATACAGGGTCCATTCACAGGTGGAACAGACCAGGCGTGTTCTTCGCTGACATCATTAAAATAGCCAAACATTTCTTAGTACCACAgttgcaaatgaaaatgtgttattaATTCAGAACTTAAGCCTAATTATCGCATAACAGGATAGGAGGCTTTAGATACATAATGTGTATTTTACACTAAGTGCTGTATATCAAATACGGAAGCAAAACTGTAGCCAAATGAAGGCAGAAACAACCGTGGGAATACAAGTTCTAAAGCATGAAATGAACCAGTCATACATGACAGCCTCCAGGTGTGAGTACTGAAGTGTgcaagaagaggaaaaaagaatgAGCTGTTTATTTGTAGGGTTATGACAGTTGCTTCCTTACAGTAAGTTACATTCAACATTCCTCAGTGAAAAGCATTTCTCCAGAAATGTACTTGAAAAACAGGCAAATTTACATGTTGCTGTAGATTAATTTTGAACAGAGAAATGAAGCAGTTGATTTTCTATTTCTTTAACAAGTTCTGCTTTCAgtaaatcaattaatcaattaaatttttttatACATACTTTATTCCAGTGATATATATGAAAGAAACCCAATGAGCAAATGCCATGACGGTGCTGCTTTAGGAGGTGGGCTGAGTCAAAATTGGCctgtcaataaataaataaataaataaatacatacataaataaataaaatcactgttcatgtcatttttggaaaaatgctttttaaatacagtatatggGATCCATATAGCACAATAGGTGTTTACTTTTGGTTTCAGTTTTGGCCCTCCAGAGGAAAAAAGTTGGGCACACCTGGTCGAGTCATGGCCTCAGTTCACATCTCAGCCAATGTCTTAAGGcttacattaaaaacaagccGCAAAAAAGGAGTCAGAGAGAAATTGTTACAAATCTTTTATTAAGATATTCATTATTTAATccatttgacattttctctatgatttgtatttatttattttacagtcgTTAATGTGCAATTACCTTTGATAATGTTGGGTCACAGTTACAGGGCTTTCACAAAGTTATTGGCACTTGGAACACAGAAAGAATAGGATGAGCAGTACAGGATGTCCACTGGCGCTACAGGGTTACAGAGGGTAAGGAGCAGGGGCAAAGACATGGGCAGACCAATTACTGCACAGGTTGTGAAGAAGCGCTGTTTCTGGGTAAATATAGACCTCATGCTGCGAGTGCACAACAAACAATCTGACCTCTATGTGTGCGTCtatatataatatacagtatttatctATACATGTGTATAATCATATTTAAGTATGCACTGTTTAGTGACAAAAGGTTCCCCATGCCGTGCCACACCTTATCCATTCAAGTGTGTAGGTCTACATGTTCTGTGAAGTGTAAACACAAACGTTGAAAGGTACAGAAATTAGCTCAGAGCGGACTGAAAAATGAGCGTGAATGCTTTCTACTCTCCAAAGcacacaaagtaaaacacaagctcacacaccTACTGCACAAAAGGCACTGTGCAATAGGCTGTGTGAGGGACTTTTACTGGAGTGGGCCCTGACACATACTGTAACCACAGTTACTTCCACTCGTTCAACTGATGGCGTCACAGGCCCTAAGCCCGTGTTTCTAGACTGGGCTTATGAGACGCAACAGCGGGATACTCTGACTGGGTCAATGGTGCTTTGTGGATGTCTGGATTTGGGTTGAGCTGTGAAAGCAGACTAACATGGCTTCCTAAGAATCGATGCTGATTCACTGGTGATATTTCAGCTCTTGTAAGTGAGTCAGAATGGAGTAAGTCACCGTGTATAACTCATTCAAGCCCTTGTTGTTTCTCGCCTTTAAAGTttctttattgtcttttacttttGATCTGGGTGGGGGGCTGACTGTTTTTCTAAGGGTGTCGGCGTTAATTATACTCTGGTTTCATTAATACCTCTGTGAAGGACACAATCAATAACAGTCGTGCAACAGTGGAACTAAATTCAGACATTTGAACAGTAAATTGGCTAATGTCATACCTTCTTTTACTTCTTTAGGCAGGAACACTGACAGATTTGGGAGACATTTGTCCTTGAACTCTGTACACAAAGCAATTATCCAGGAATCTGCTATTACAGTGGGTTTACTTAGAAAACCTTGAGTTGGATATTTTTCTGTGTAGCATCATATTATAAACAATTTAATGGATTATGGTAACTTAAATATACCCGGCAGAGGCTAACATGAGTCCTgacatgattaaaaaaacaggtttggggggggggggcatgacGATGTAACATGAGTTGTGTTGAACTTGTAAACTTGGCTCGGTAATAAGCCACTCGCAAATTAAGCGGACATATTAAAATTCAGATTCAGCTCCCTAAAACCGCTGCTTTGCCTCTCTCTGAAACACTTGAATAGAGGTGTGGAGGTGAAACACGACACCAGCTGCATGAAGGACAGGAAGCACAACAGTCTTCAAAGATACTGGAG of the Chaetodon auriga isolate fChaAug3 chromosome 16, fChaAug3.hap1, whole genome shotgun sequence genome contains:
- the ier2a gene encoding immediate early response gene 2 protein encodes the protein MEVSAEAKRIMVVALGKLYSSRTQRGGLRLHRSLLLTMVMKSARDLYHAAQATAESVSSGCEQQHTTAQPHLELKGPASPATGKPRILPREEVVCPPTGAEDKENLCPTGPAQHSRKRRGKAAVEPDFLPCKKAKLEQGSCPQQLAVNSLLMDYVKCSSELGAPPTPMPLQRAIAAC